One Ovis aries strain OAR_USU_Benz2616 breed Rambouillet chromosome 24, ARS-UI_Ramb_v3.0, whole genome shotgun sequence genomic window, TATCCCCCTCATTCTCTCCtcggcacccccacccccacccccacaggcaACGTGGCCTGGATGCACGTGCTGGTGGCCCGGGAGCTTGAACACCGAGCTGCCCTCATGGGCGGCCAGGTGTACTTCTGCTATGACAACTCACCCTACAAGAGCTATGAGGACTTCAACATGGAGTTCCTGGGTCCCTGCGGACTGCGGCTTGTGGGCACCCGCCCACTGATGCCCTACTGGCTGCTGGTGCTCCTGGCCGCCCTCAACACCCTGCTGCAGTGGCTACTGCGACCGCTGATGCTCTATGCGCCCCTGCTCAACCCCTACACACTGGCCGTGGCCAACACCACTTTCACCGTCAGCACTGACAAGGCTCGGCGCCATTTCGGCTACGAGCCCCTCTTCTCCTGGGAGGAGAGCCGGACCCGCACCATCCGCTGGGTGCAGACCGTGGAGGGCTCAGCCTAGCGACGGTGCAGCTGGGCCCAGAGCCTGGCGTGGCACCGCATCGTTGGGTCCCAGAGCCCTCAGACCTTGGTGGGGAGGGCAGGCTGAGCCAGAGGAGGGGGCTGATGTGACTGGCGGTCCCAGAGCCCTCCACCTTGGAATCCAGGAGCCTTGAGCTTGTGTCTTAATGTCCCTAAGTTCTAGggcagggcttgggggcaggCGTGTCTGTGTCTTCACTCTCAACTCAGGCCTCATGGCTGCTTAGTAAGGATCTCACCGCCCTGACATTCTCAACGACGCCATCCCATTTCTGGCTTTCCGAGCAGAAAGTGGGCGGAAGGCCCGCAGGCCCTCGTTGCCGGCCCTTGGATGTCCTTCGTGGTCCTCAGGCTTGGTTTCAGAGTGAAGACGCTCTCTTAACTCTCCCCACCACCTTGGTCCCTGCTTGGGGGTCACAGTCCCATGATTTTAAACATTCATTACCTTTAGACATTTATCTTTCAATACTCGTCAATAAAGGCTGAGGAAGTCTGTGTATTTTTCCCTTCTTGCCCCCTACTCTGCCTGAGGTTGCCCCAGTAATGCGTACCTGTCCAAGCCCTGGATTAAAACTCCTCTGAGCCTGTGCCCATCCGCCCGGCGAGCAcgtccccccacctcccaccatgTCTCTCCCGCTCCCACGGCGCCCGTCCCTCGTGGGGACAGAAGGAAGTGAGCACACAGCATCCCGCTGTTGGATTAGTTGCTATTTCTCCCGTCCCACGGGGCCCAACCcggcccggggtgggggtggggggctctgggGACAGGACAtgcagggcgggggtggggggcagaattttcctgtattttatccATTTGCAACTTGGTCACCAATAGAGAGAAATGGGACTCTGAGGGCTAACAGGAGAGGATGGCCTGGCTCTGGGCCCCCAGCCAGGCCCCAGGAGTCCTGTCCCCTCcggggaggagagggaaagagctcTAGAAACCAACGGAGAAACAGAAGGGGCAGGGGCTCATGTCAGCAAACACGGCTACATCACGTGACACGCCAGCGACACAGAAACACACGCCAACGCACACGGTTGCACAGCAGGCAAGgtgggggggcgggtgggggaggagggagccggGGGCCACCCATCTTGTCCTCTGCggggcaggctgggggtggggcagggtgaaTGCATAGAACACATCATGTACACACGCTCAAGGCGTGGCAAGAGCGTGCATCAACCCACAGGCACATGGGATGGACACGCAGTGTGCTTCGTGAAAGGCAGGGCTAGGGAgaaggggggaggggaagcagcGAGCCCTGGCCAGGCCCGGGACCACCCACGGGGCACACAGGGGCTTGATGGTGGTAGGGGCTTGGCGGGCAGGTGGGCAGCACACACTCATCTGAGAACATGCAAGACACACCAGCCCCCAGACAACAGTTCCAGGACACGCACGGACACAGCAGCCAATAGGCAAACATCCTGTGGTGGGTGGGACTTGGAGAAGCAGACCCTCAGGGATCCTTTGGTCcatctgaggcccagagatgggCAGTTACAGACCTAATGCCACTCAAGGAGGCAACAGCATCTCTCCAGCCATGGCTCCAGCCTTCTCCTCGTGGCCCCAAGGCCGTGGGAATTCCGGAAACACCTGGGCTGAGAGGGTATCCTGGCTGGGCGGCCGGAAGGAAAAAGGGTTGGGTCGGGGGTGCTGGGGCCTGCTCTGACGTCCCCAAAGAAGCCTGAGTGTGAGCAAGGGGGCTACAGTCAGATCCGGGGGCAAACTTCCTGTCCTGACGAAGGGCACTGTGGGAATGGACAGGCAGGCGCCCCTCCTGGGGACAGCCCACCTTAGGGGTCCCGTGCATCTATGGGCCATACACACAGGCAGGGCCCAGCCAGGTAGGGAGGAGATTGGCTAtctgagctggggctggggcggggtAGGGTATTACGTTCCAGAAGGTCACAACTGCATTGTCTCTCTCACGCACACACACTTCACATGAAGAGGGCCTCCAGGAAACCATGTGTACACATACCAAAGTCCTCCGCCCTGTGCACACGTATGTTCCTGGGCCAATGGAGTAGAAGGCTTCGAACACTGTTTTCTGCCCATgtacccctcccccacctgccaCCCAATGCACAAATCCAGCCATGCATGTGTTGTCTACGCAGCAAGGGAGGAGCTGGCCCCTTCCTCACCATCACAAACCCGGGCCCGTGTCCCACTCTGACTCACCCTGTGGGCCAACTGCTATTGGTGACACTGCGGCAGTACTCATGTCCAGGGAATGGGTCCCATgactcagcccactccagtacgtCTGAAATAAGCAGTTCCCTAAACCCCAAAGGCCAGAGCATCAGATGGGGTGGTAGGGACCATCACCGGCCTCTTTTCGGTTCTGAGGTAATTTTCAGGAATGTTCTCATTCTGAGAGCCTGGGGCAGCCCCTGCCATTCCCCTGGTCAGTAGCGTTTCCCACCAACAGCCTTTCCAGGAGACATTCGTGTGCCCCGGTGCCAACCTCTACAGGCTTCATGCTGGTGTCAGCATGCACTGGGCTcctatgtgcatatgtgtgtgcctgGGTGTGGCCTCATCCCCGTGGCAGGTAGGAGACACTGAGGTGTCCCAGCTTCTACACGCCCAGGCCTACGTGACAGAGAAAGATAAGCATGTGGGCTTGTGTGCACAGGGGCTTGGACCACGCAGGGCAGGAAGCGGCCATTGCACAACGTTGATGGAGCCACGTGTGGCCACACCCAACAGCAGCCAGCAGctctggggagagagggagcGAGCAAATAACTTGGATCAACAAACCTGGACGGGGCACAGGTCCTTGCAGGTGAACGGATGTGGGTATCATACACAGGGGGGCAGAAACACACTATGTAGAAATcctctacacacacatacacacacacacttgcagacGTACTCGAGATAGCGTAGAAATATAGATTTCTGTGCCCATCCAAAACAGGTGTCCCATGCAAAATGTAGAGGGTTCTATCTCAAGAGAACACCTACCGACACCTTAGACACAGCCTAGATatgcacacgcacatgcacacacacacacacacacacacacacacccttcacaTGACTTGCCGGGGGAAATGCACACAGATATACAGGCTGAGCTAGATTATTTACACGTGTATGCGTCCACTTGCTTGCCTCGGCTGAACCCCATACGCACACATGTGCTCCCTAGGACACAGGCCAGCCCCAGGGGTGACTAAGCCAGGAGGGTTGGCTCCACACCATGCTGGGGTGTCTGCCATGACCTGTGTGTACCTGGACCAACCTGGATCCTCAGGGAATGAGTGTGAACCTCTGCACACAAACAACCTGCCCCATTTGTAGCAGACTCAGGGGAAGGGGGCATGTCAAGGGAGGCGGTGCTGTTACATTGGATTGAAACACTCAAAcacaaaattccatggacacaaacTGTGTATCCATGGATctgtgaccacacacacacacacacacacacacacacacacacaaaaccctgtTTACAGAAGACAGAAGAGTGTGGCTCAGTGGGCTGCTGCGTCACACCCGGCCATAGTCCACACAACAACCCAGAGGAAGGGGGAAAGCTCGGACAACACACAGACTTGAGGTGGGGGGGCAAGAAGGGTGATCAGGTGCTTGTACACACAgttacacacgtacacacacgcacacacgctgGGGTGTCCACACGTCTCGAGCATGTGCCGGCGGCATGCATGTTGGTGTGCATGTGTAATCACGCCTGCTGCTATCTACGTGCGGGGGCGAGGGTGGTCCATGGTCGGGGGAGGTCCAGGAACTCCAGGGTCTGACGGGCGGTAAAGGTTAGGGGGGCTGCCTGTGTTGAGGGTGAGCCTGGAGCAGGGGATGGAGTGAAGGGGCGGTGGGGGTATTGCTCCCGATGTGGTGGGGGAAAGATCTGGGAGGAATAGGGTGGGGGGGCCTACAAGCCCAGCGTCCCCCCAATGGATGACGCCAAGACCACCCCCAGCACCACACAGCAAATGATTATCATGATTTTCTTCTGCAGGCAGGAAGGccggggggagggaggagacagggagacCGAGAGATAAAGAGACAGACAAACCGACAGATGGACGGGGAGGACGGTGTGAGGGAAaagaagaggggagagaaaacagaaaaaaaaggaagaggtcaGAACCCAAGATAAGGCCTCTGGCGGGATTTCATCACTCACCTCAGCCCCGGCCTGAGCCCAGCCCCGCCCGCTCGGCTTCAGCCCACCTGCTCCACAGGCCCACCCGCCCCCGCTCACCCTCCGGGCCTTGCTCTGATATTTCACAGCTTTCTTGGTGTCAGACACGGCTCGCTCCACGTAGTCCACGGAATGTTCCACATTGTACTCAATGCGGTCAATCATTTCGCCCTGTGGAGGAGACATGCATGGGACGGGGTGGGAACTGGGGCTGGAAGAGGGGACGCCGGGGGACCCGGGTGAGGCTCCCCAAGGCAGTACCTGGCTCTCCACCAGCATGGCCATGTCCACAAACATGTCATGCAGCTCACGGATGCTGGTTTCCAGTTTGATGATCTCGTTGTGCCTCGTCTCGATTTCGTTCAGCGCCTGCTTTGTCATCTGCGAGTCCATTTTGATCTAGGGTGATGGGGGCGGGAAGGGTgagttttggggggtggggggagctgcaATCCCTTCACTCCCAGAAAAGcatctgggttcaaatctggcTGTTGCTTACTAGCTATAACTGTGGATAAACTGCTTAACTTcatggagtttcagtttcctcacctagaAAACTGATACTAATAGTGTCTGCTTCACATGGCCGTGTGAAGATTGAGTGACTATGTGTATATTGATTAGAATAGTACCCGGCACACAGAAACCACTAAAGAGACGTGTTAAAttacaaaaagtaaaacttggggacttccctagtggcccagtggctaagattccgtgctcccaatgcaggggtcccaggttcgatccctggtcagggaactagatcccacaggccataaTTGAAAGAtccacaactaaagacccagggcaaccaaataaatgaatatattttcaaaaagccTTTAGCACACACAGGAAGGGAGATGGGGGTCCTGGACCCCCACTAGGATTGGGGGCCACCATCTGGTCAATGGTGGACACGGTAACACAATCAGGTATACTGCCTCCCTACAAAAGCCAGATCACTCATTTTCCAAACCACTCACTGTTTAGAAAGCCACTCTTCTGCTCTAAAACCCTCCAGGGCTTCCCACTACCCACAGTCTACACACCTTTTACTTTAGCAATCAAGATCCCATCTTCCTTTCTGTCCTTATCTCCCCAAATCATAAGAGCCCACATCATCCAATGGCTCTTTGGCAACTGGTCCACTCTCCCTGTCTTTATTCAGTCTGTCCTCTTTGTCTGGAATGTCATTTGCCCATCTTCCAGTGTCCAAATGCTCCTTGTCTCTTGAGGTACACAGCTCAATGCCACTTtccccaggaagccttccctgaccttaGAAGTGAGTACTATTTTAGGGCCCATTTGCATCCTGTTCAGCCTTCAGGCAAGGTACTGACAACCCTGCACCACAATGATGGTGGGTCAATTGGCAGGGATCAGCTCTATATCCTGAGAACCGCTCATCAGCTTCCCCTCTACTCTCAGGCAGACTGACAGACATCCTGGGCAGAACTGTCTGGGAGGGCTCCAGGCTAACTGGCCCATGAGCGATTTTCTCAAAGCTAATTTAACAAAGTCAATTCTCTAAATAACAATTTGCTGGAAACTGCTAGACAATCAGTAAACAGACTTTAATCCTGGTCTAGAAACCTAAACCAGAGTCATTCTGCCACCCACCAGAAGCAGAAAGAGAGCCAGAACCTGTCAGCCGGGGCAaaagtggagaaagagaaagaagaactaCAGTGATAGAGGTGCAGCTGGGGAAAGTCcgtctatttcacagatgagacgGCAAGGGCAACACTTCAGCAAAACTAAaactagttgttgtttttttttttttaatcttcaaaacgTAGGCAAATTAGTCACTTGGTGAAATGACCTGTGTCACTAGGGAGAAGTGTACCCTAGTACTGAAGAGTCATGACTGGACGGCATCCTTGCTCTGCCTCTAGTTGTGTGACCTCGGCAGGTCATTTAAGCTCTTTGATTAAATTTGGGTCAGATTTCCTCATGTGTGAAATGCAGCTGCCTCAGAGGCTCGTGGTGAGGAGTAAAGGAGTTTAGTAGGTACAGTGCCTACAACAGTGCCCACTCCCGTCTGCCATTTTTATGAGGGTGCCTTTCTGCTCAGCCCCCATGGAATTCCCCAGTTCCAGATTCAGACTTCCCCACGCTTGGGATCTCAGGGTGGACTTAGGACCTTGAGTTCAGCCTAAGCCTGGGGAGGAATGATGAATACTCTCCAAGTACACGCCCCACCCCTACGCGGGGCTCACATCGTCTGTGAAGATGGCCAACTTCCCACTCTCCAGCATGTCTTCCAGTTCTTCGTTGGTTGTGGTCCTTCCGGCTGTGGGGAGAAAGGGCTCTCTGCTCAGTGACTGGGCCAGCCTGGGGGGCCTAAGGTGAGGGGACCCCGGAGCCCACCCTCCCACCTGGCCTACGGCCCACCGAGGGGAAGGGCCTGCCTGGAAGGAGTACGCGGCGGGAGTGGGAgggctgggggtagggggtgtCACACGCACTGATCTCCAGCTGCCGCTGGATCCGGTCCTTGCAGCGGTCCCGGTACTTGGACTGGGTCGCGTTGTATTCAGTCATTACTTCCACGAACTTCCGGGAGAGTGTggagtgctggggtgggggtaCAGACACATTAGGAGGCAGGGAGCAGAGACCgtggagggatggagtgggcaGAAGGGATTGTGTAGGCCTATGGCCCTTTCTTTAGCTCGGGCCACGATCCCAACCCCTCATAATAGCGCAGTTCCTTAGCCCCAATACCTCCATCCTACGCCCAAACCGACCAAAGCGGCCAGGCGAGAGCACGGAGTCGTAGCGCGTCCCGCCCTCCGCCGTAgccccgcgccgccccgccccgccgagTCTCCTCCTCGGAGTCGCCCCATACCTGTGCCTGCTCTGGGCCGCCCAACCCCAGCAGGCAGGGCTCCGGCCTGGACTCCTCCCCTGCCAGGTCCCTTCTGCTTTGGTCCTGGCCCTGACCCTGACCGTGCCTGGCCGCTGCCTCCTACCTGGGTCTTGCGGATGCGCAGGTCCGCAGAGGAACGATTCAGTCCCTCCTCCTGTTCAATGCTTTGCTCGATCGCTGTGGGAAAGAAGACGCAGTGACGGGCGGGCGGGAGACCCGGGGCGTACGGGGCGGAGGCTAGGGACATATGAAGGGGTCGACATCCTGAGGCAGGCCGCAGGCCTGTGAACAGATGTCACACCCAGGCAAGGGCAGGCAGTTAAGACTGCAGGGTGGCGAGGCAGGAGGCCGGCGGATAAAAGGACCAAGGTTTGAGGGAGCCTGGAAGGCAAGTAGGAGGGGAGACTGAGCGTCAGTTGGTCACCAGACAGAGGGGGGCTATTTGTTCTGATGGAGAGACTGGGTCTTTGAAAGTTTGTAACTCCTGCCCAGTCGCCCAGTCAACATCCTCTGTGTGAATGGGAGTGGAGGGTACGCtctactttttgcaacctcagCAAAAGGTCAGGAACCCATAGTGGGACTTTTCcggtggactgcaaggagtttcaGGCGGGTCAGGTTCTACTGCCCGCCCTTTCCTTGGAAAATTCCAGGGTAAGCAGATGGATGTTCCAACAGAGAAAACAGCTCtccttcccaggtagcactagtggtaaagaacccacctatagatgtaggagacataagagatgtggcttcgatccctgggtcaggaagatcccctggatgagggtgtggcaacccactccaggat contains:
- the STX1B gene encoding syntaxin-1B gives rise to the protein MKDRTQELRSAKDSDDEEEVVHVDRDHFMDEFFEQVEEIRGCIEKLSEDVEQVKKQHSAILAAPNPDEKTKQELEDLTTDIKKTANKVRSKLKAIEQSIEQEEGLNRSSADLRIRKTQHSTLSRKFVEVMTEYNATQSKYRDRCKDRIQRQLEITGRTTTNEELEDMLESGKLAIFTDDIKMDSQMTKQALNEIETRHNEIIKLETSIRELHDMFVDMAMLVESQGEMIDRIEYNVEHSVDYVERAVSDTKKAVKYQSKARRKKIMIIICCVVLGVVLASSIGGTLGL